One segment of Schistocerca nitens isolate TAMUIC-IGC-003100 chromosome 3, iqSchNite1.1, whole genome shotgun sequence DNA contains the following:
- the LOC126249224 gene encoding clumping factor A-like — MRRSMTPEELRQRSETCRRERQHLLRYAIWNSRRIREAQEKENEGQAVAAGSAANSSKQDDKEKPKRLALQPIQNTSENSRLADSCGNANCRTDEDADDTSSESSDTSASDPDSDNSENLSDRVSKLDRSEYHPLLKKLNTERLSEAEMDSDSSSDESDDNWSDCEDLDEGDCSCCVITTRRASGDSNEDLTACFQVSCKLV; from the coding sequence ATGAGACGTTCCATGACACCAGAAGAGCTCCGGCAGCGAAGCGAAACGTGCCGTCGGGAGCGGCAGCATCTCCTTCGTTACGCCATCTGGAACAGCAGGCGAATACGGGAAGCGCAGGAGAAAGAGAACGAAGGGCAGGCTGTCGCGGCTGGCAGCGCCGCAAATTCATCAAAACAGGATGATAAAGAAAAGCCTAAGCGGCTGGCGCTGCAGCCGATTCAGAACACTTCCGAAAATTCGCGATTAGCAGACTCTTGTGGTAACGCAAACTGCAGAACCGACGAAGACGCCGACGACACTTCGAGCGAATCCAGTGACACCAGCGCATCAGACCCGGACAGCGACAACTCGGAGAACCTGTCGGATAGGGTCTCCAAACTCGACCGCTCGGAGTACCACCCCCTACTGAAGAAATTGAACACAGAAAGGTTGTCAGAAGCCGAAATGGATAGCGATTCCAGCAGCGACGAGTCCGACGACAACTGGTCGGACTGTGAAGATTTGGACGAGGGTGATTGTTCATGTTGCGTCATAACAACTCGGCGTGCTTCTGGAGACTCCAACGAAGATCTAACAGCATGTTTCCAGGTAAGCTGTAAACTAGTTTGA